From a region of the Streptomyces sp. NBC_01454 genome:
- a CDS encoding SDR family oxidoreductase yields MLLRNKTVIVSGVGAGLGQQVVAACLRDGASVVLGARTAANLATSADRLDPSGARTAWQATDIADEAQCAALAALAVERFGGIDAVIHVAALDSLFGGLRDADFESWRSVVDINLFGTLRMTRACLPSLTARGGGSVVMIGTQSSLAAPSQVQQAAYAASKGGLVSAMYSLARELGPDRIRVNTVQPGWMWGPPVEAYVRFQAHTEGVPESEVLDRLTARMALPELATDADVAETAVFLASDRARAITGQSLLVNAGELMR; encoded by the coding sequence ATGCTGCTGCGGAACAAGACCGTCATCGTCTCGGGCGTAGGGGCCGGGCTCGGCCAGCAGGTCGTGGCGGCCTGCCTGCGGGACGGCGCCTCGGTGGTGCTGGGCGCCCGCACGGCGGCGAATCTCGCCACATCGGCCGACCGGCTGGACCCTTCGGGGGCGCGGACGGCCTGGCAGGCGACCGACATCGCCGACGAGGCGCAGTGCGCGGCGCTGGCCGCACTGGCCGTGGAGCGGTTCGGCGGGATCGACGCGGTGATCCATGTGGCCGCGCTGGACTCGCTCTTCGGGGGCCTTCGGGACGCCGACTTCGAGTCCTGGCGCAGCGTCGTGGACATCAATCTCTTCGGCACGCTGCGGATGACCCGCGCCTGTCTGCCCTCGCTCACGGCGCGCGGCGGCGGCTCGGTGGTGATGATCGGCACCCAGTCGTCCCTCGCCGCGCCCTCGCAGGTGCAGCAGGCGGCGTATGCGGCGTCCAAGGGCGGGCTGGTCTCGGCGATGTACTCACTGGCGCGCGAGCTGGGGCCGGACCGGATCCGGGTCAACACCGTGCAGCCGGGGTGGATGTGGGGCCCGCCGGTGGAGGCGTACGTACGCTTCCAGGCGCACACCGAGGGCGTCCCGGAGTCCGAGGTGCTCGACCGGCTCACCGCACGGATGGCGCTGCCCGAGCTGGCGACGGACGCGGATGTGGCCGAGACCGCGGTCTTTCTGGCCTCCGACCGGGCGCGCGCCATCACGGGCCAGTCGCTGCTGGTCAACGCGGGGGAGCTGATGCGGTAG
- a CDS encoding glycosyltransferase family 39 protein yields the protein MPSGLMLFLGAWGIRRQDAVWRDEAVTYDMAHRSLAELWPTLQHVDVVHGLYYALMHGWFLLYDATLGDALGAVIGLRLPSVAAMTAAAAGVALLGQRLVGRRAGLLAGLTFALIPVVQQYAQEGRSYATVCALVVWASYLLVLAGARPRRQLWLGYTALMLLACLLHEFASLALPAHGAAVILARLPRRVLRAWLLCAATVLACLAPLAVFSTRQSAQISWLMWPDPVQLLTFAVLAVLGIACARVPLRSRGPIGLRALGVPLLLLPTLLLLLLSHVEPAYVDRYVLYYVVGFALLAGAALARLLRPAGEQGQTRGRRLRRTLAVVLILAALLPVDVHLRSPDSRVDDVTAVAQAVRAMSEPGDGLLFMPARRRIWRATQPHDFRGLHDLALAKSPQASHTLYGTERSGDAIRERMLAARRIVVAGDPDGGPADDNDQEIAKRATLHDAFTICRSTEVRGARITLYGRPGTCQGGG from the coding sequence ATGCCCTCCGGGCTGATGCTGTTCCTGGGCGCCTGGGGGATCCGCCGGCAGGACGCCGTATGGCGGGACGAGGCGGTCACCTACGACATGGCGCACCGCAGCCTGGCCGAGCTGTGGCCCACGCTCCAGCACGTCGATGTCGTACACGGCCTGTACTACGCGCTGATGCACGGCTGGTTCCTGCTCTACGACGCCACCCTCGGCGATGCGCTCGGCGCGGTCATCGGCCTGCGGCTGCCGTCCGTGGCCGCGATGACGGCCGCCGCCGCGGGTGTCGCCCTGCTGGGGCAGCGCCTGGTCGGCCGGCGGGCGGGCCTGCTGGCGGGCCTCACCTTCGCGCTGATCCCCGTCGTGCAGCAGTACGCACAGGAGGGACGCTCGTACGCCACCGTCTGTGCGCTGGTCGTCTGGGCCAGCTATCTGCTCGTCCTGGCCGGCGCGCGCCCGCGCCGCCAGCTGTGGCTCGGCTATACGGCGCTGATGCTGCTCGCCTGTCTGCTGCACGAGTTCGCCTCGCTGGCGCTGCCCGCGCACGGCGCCGCGGTGATCCTGGCGCGGCTGCCCCGCCGCGTCCTGCGCGCCTGGCTGCTCTGCGCGGCGACCGTCCTCGCCTGCCTGGCGCCGCTCGCGGTCTTCAGCACCCGGCAGTCGGCGCAGATCAGCTGGCTCATGTGGCCCGACCCCGTCCAGCTGCTGACGTTCGCCGTGCTGGCGGTCCTCGGCATCGCCTGCGCCCGCGTCCCCCTCCGCTCCCGCGGCCCGATCGGCCTGCGCGCCCTCGGCGTCCCCCTGCTCCTGCTGCCCACCCTCCTGTTGCTGCTGCTCTCCCACGTCGAACCGGCGTATGTGGACCGCTATGTCCTCTACTACGTCGTCGGGTTCGCGCTGCTGGCGGGCGCCGCGCTGGCGCGGCTGCTGCGGCCGGCCGGTGAGCAGGGCCAGACCCGGGGCCGGCGGCTGCGCCGGACGCTGGCGGTGGTGCTGATCCTGGCGGCGCTGCTGCCCGTCGACGTCCATCTGCGCAGCCCGGACAGCCGGGTCGACGATGTCACCGCGGTCGCCCAGGCGGTGCGGGCGATGTCCGAGCCCGGCGACGGGCTGCTGTTCATGCCCGCCCGGCGGCGGATCTGGCGCGCGACCCAGCCGCACGACTTCCGCGGGCTGCACGATCTCGCGCTGGCGAAGAGCCCGCAGGCCTCCCACACCCTCTACGGCACCGAGCGGTCCGGCGACGCGATCCGCGAACGGATGCTGGCCGCCCGCCGGATCGTCGTCGCCGGCGACCCGGACGGCGGGCCGGCCGACGACAACGACCAGGAGATCGCCAAACGGGCCACGCTGCACGATGCGTTCACGATCTGCCGCAGCACGGAGGTCCGGGGCGCCCGGATCACGCTGTACGGGCGGCCGGGGACGTGCCAGGGAGGCGGGTAG
- a CDS encoding isocitrate lyase/PEP mutase family protein — protein sequence MSTSPEYATFHFHALHHADQPLLLPNAWDVTSALALAGAGYAAVGTTSLGIAAALGCPDGQARPEVRDATVALARRLSGRLPCPYTVDIEGGFGGDLGQVSELVAELAEAGAAGLNLEDGLPGGEGLQDPVRQAELISALKERAPGLFLNARVDTHWLADAPPPLSVTLSRAESYLAAGADGIFVPGVTADEEVSVLAAEIPAPLNILFAPGRHTVSRLAELGVRRVSTGSLLFRTALQATLTAADAIRTAVRPADAAGGEAMGYQEVQRLVGEE from the coding sequence ATGAGCACCTCCCCGGAGTACGCCACCTTCCACTTCCACGCGCTGCACCACGCCGATCAGCCGCTGCTGCTGCCCAACGCCTGGGATGTCACCTCGGCCCTCGCGCTCGCCGGGGCCGGGTACGCGGCGGTCGGCACGACGAGCCTGGGCATCGCCGCGGCTCTGGGCTGTCCGGACGGGCAGGCCCGCCCCGAGGTCCGGGACGCGACGGTGGCCCTGGCGCGGCGGCTCTCGGGCCGGCTGCCCTGCCCGTACACGGTCGACATCGAAGGGGGATTCGGCGGTGACCTCGGCCAAGTGAGTGAGCTGGTGGCCGAGTTGGCGGAGGCCGGGGCCGCGGGGCTGAATCTGGAGGACGGGCTGCCCGGCGGCGAGGGGCTGCAGGATCCGGTCCGCCAGGCAGAGTTGATCAGCGCGCTGAAGGAACGTGCGCCGGGCCTGTTCCTCAATGCCCGGGTCGACACCCACTGGCTGGCGGACGCCCCGCCGCCGCTGTCGGTGACGCTCTCACGGGCTGAGAGCTACCTGGCGGCGGGCGCCGACGGCATTTTCGTGCCGGGGGTCACCGCAGACGAGGAGGTGTCGGTGCTGGCCGCCGAGATCCCCGCCCCGCTGAACATCCTCTTCGCGCCGGGGCGGCACACCGTCAGCCGTCTGGCGGAGCTCGGTGTGCGCCGCGTCAGCACCGGCTCGCTGCTCTTCCGTACGGCCCTGCAGGCCACCCTCACGGCGGCGGACGCCATCCGGACGGCCGTGCGCCCGGCGGACGCGGCGGGCGGCGAGGCGATGGGGTACCAGGAGGTGCAGCGCCTGGTGGGGGAGGAGTAG
- a CDS encoding DUF397 domain-containing protein yields MTRNLNTDLMWWKSTYSGKDGNCVEVARVDDSVVGVRDSKAPRGPVLSFSAQAWTALLSDIDHGRLGSA; encoded by the coding sequence ATGACGAGGAATCTCAACACCGATCTGATGTGGTGGAAGTCGACATACTCAGGTAAGGACGGAAATTGCGTCGAGGTCGCCCGCGTGGACGACTCCGTTGTCGGCGTCCGTGACAGCAAGGCCCCCCGCGGACCGGTTCTCTCCTTCTCAGCGCAGGCATGGACGGCCCTGCTTTCGGATATCGACCACGGACGCCTTGGCAGCGCCTGA
- a CDS encoding aminotransferase-like domain-containing protein, giving the protein MPDAPLGRAGVPVPGLAARAARTGGSPVREILALTARPEVISFAGGLPAPELFDAKGIAAAFAQVLAEDPSRALQYSTTEGNPELRAAVAARTTARGLATDADDLLVTTGSQQGLTLLATALLEPGDVVLVEDPCYLAALQIFSFAGARVVPVPTDDEGLDPVALDEITARERPKLLYVVPTFQNPTGRTLSAGRRAAVAEVAARRGLWIAEDDPYGELRFEGEPVPWVASFPGAEDRTALLGSFSKVMAPGLRLGTLRAPAALRRACVIAKQAADLHTSTVDQAAAARYLAVADLDAHLMRVRSAYRARRDALVDGLSEALPEGSRWNRPAGGMFVWATLPEGYDATALLPEVVRHDVAYVPGAPFFAGAPDATAARLSFVTHSPEEIREGLGRLRKALEHARGDG; this is encoded by the coding sequence ATGCCGGACGCACCACTTGGCCGGGCGGGTGTCCCCGTGCCCGGGCTCGCCGCCCGGGCGGCGCGGACCGGCGGTTCGCCCGTGCGCGAGATTCTGGCGCTCACCGCCCGGCCCGAGGTCATCTCGTTCGCCGGCGGGCTGCCCGCGCCCGAGCTGTTCGACGCGAAGGGCATCGCGGCCGCCTTCGCCCAGGTGCTCGCCGAGGACCCGTCGCGCGCGCTGCAGTACTCCACCACGGAGGGAAATCCGGAGCTGCGCGCGGCCGTCGCGGCGCGCACCACCGCGCGCGGGCTGGCCACCGACGCCGACGACCTGCTCGTGACCACCGGCTCCCAACAGGGGCTGACGCTGCTGGCCACGGCCCTGCTGGAGCCGGGCGATGTGGTGCTGGTCGAGGACCCCTGTTACCTCGCGGCGCTGCAGATCTTCTCCTTCGCCGGCGCCCGGGTGGTGCCGGTGCCGACCGACGACGAGGGACTGGACCCGGTCGCGCTGGACGAGATCACCGCGCGCGAGCGGCCCAAGCTGCTGTACGTCGTACCGACGTTCCAGAATCCGACCGGCCGCACGCTGTCCGCCGGGCGCCGGGCCGCGGTGGCCGAGGTCGCCGCCCGGCGCGGGCTGTGGATAGCCGAGGACGATCCGTACGGCGAGCTGCGGTTCGAGGGCGAGCCGGTGCCGTGGGTCGCCTCCTTCCCCGGGGCCGAGGACCGGACGGCGCTGCTCGGCTCGTTCTCCAAGGTGATGGCGCCCGGGCTGCGACTGGGGACGCTGCGCGCACCGGCCGCGCTGCGGCGTGCCTGCGTGATCGCCAAGCAGGCCGCCGATCTGCACACCTCGACCGTCGACCAGGCCGCCGCGGCACGGTATCTGGCGGTCGCCGATCTGGACGCGCATCTGATGCGGGTGCGCTCGGCGTACCGCGCGCGGCGGGACGCGCTGGTCGACGGGCTGTCCGAGGCGCTGCCCGAGGGCTCGCGGTGGAACCGTCCGGCGGGCGGGATGTTCGTGTGGGCGACGCTGCCGGAGGGGTACGACGCCACGGCGCTGCTGCCGGAGGTGGTGCGGCACGATGTCGCCTACGTCCCCGGGGCACCGTTCTTCGCCGGGGCACCGGACGCCACCGCCGCCCGGCTGTCGTTCGTGACGCACTCCCCGGAGGAGATCCGCGAAGGTCTCGGCCGGCTGCGGAAGGCACTGGAGCACGCCCGCGGGGACGGATGA
- a CDS encoding helix-turn-helix domain-containing protein, whose amino-acid sequence MASNVNPTVRRRRLGQELRRLREAKGMTAEEVADRLLVSQSKISRLENGRRSISQRDVRDLCGVYEVADQHMVESLMQMAKESRQQGWWHAFGSLSPSYSVYIGLEADALSVRNYESLLVPGLLQTPEYAEAVIRGMWPEATPEDVESRVGVRLKRQQRLHATETPLRFWAVIDESATRRVVGDRRTMREQLERLVELSLLPHVTLQVVPYSVGSHPGMTGTFSILEFDDPSDSTTVYLEGVTSDLYLEKHGDVHKYGIMYEHLRAQALNADETRKFISDVAKEYAA is encoded by the coding sequence GTGGCGTCCAATGTCAACCCCACCGTCAGGCGACGCCGATTGGGCCAGGAGCTGCGCAGGCTTCGAGAGGCCAAAGGCATGACGGCAGAAGAGGTGGCGGACCGGCTGCTGGTCTCCCAGTCGAAGATCAGCCGCCTGGAGAACGGCCGCCGCAGCATCAGCCAACGGGATGTGCGCGATCTCTGCGGGGTCTACGAGGTGGCGGACCAGCACATGGTCGAATCTCTGATGCAAATGGCGAAGGAGTCCCGTCAGCAGGGCTGGTGGCACGCCTTCGGGAGCCTCTCCCCGAGCTACAGCGTCTACATCGGGCTCGAAGCCGACGCGCTCTCCGTGCGGAACTACGAGTCGCTCCTGGTGCCCGGCCTCCTGCAGACCCCGGAGTACGCGGAGGCCGTGATCCGCGGGATGTGGCCTGAGGCCACCCCGGAAGACGTCGAGAGCCGCGTCGGCGTGCGTCTCAAGCGGCAGCAGCGGCTGCACGCCACCGAGACCCCGCTCCGTTTCTGGGCCGTGATCGACGAGTCGGCCACCCGCCGGGTCGTCGGGGACCGCCGGACGATGCGTGAACAGCTCGAGCGTCTCGTCGAGTTGAGCCTGCTCCCCCACGTCACACTCCAGGTGGTGCCGTACTCCGTGGGGTCCCACCCCGGAATGACCGGGACGTTCTCCATCCTGGAGTTCGACGACCCCTCGGACTCCACCACGGTCTATTTGGAAGGCGTCACCAGCGACCTCTACCTGGAGAAGCACGGGGACGTCCACAAGTACGGGATCATGTACGAACATCTCCGGGCCCAAGCACTGAATGCGGACGAGACACGCAAATTCATCTCAGATGTGGCCAAGGAGTACGCCGCCTGA
- a CDS encoding GOLPH3/VPS74 family protein, whose amino-acid sequence MGRSRRTIPEELLLLALDPTTGTTAQPQSLDLGLAGAQLVELALAGRIAPDGDRIAVVMARPTGDPTLDSALELLRRRGSPVRAVHWIGGPRLGLRQTYLTHLERCGMVHAVAGHMCGVLPTTRYQATETAISREIRTRLDNAIRTGVPPDPRTAALAALAHAVGLGKHLYPGNEGRSSRSRLRDLIRHDPMGGLVAHAVMDVQNGVGAQPRRPQAAAVAPVRQPAARAAAEPAGAPGQSRHSHGRMARVGAR is encoded by the coding sequence ATGGGCAGAAGCCGCAGAACAATTCCGGAGGAGCTTCTGCTGCTGGCTTTGGACCCGACCACGGGCACCACAGCACAGCCGCAGTCGCTCGACCTCGGCCTGGCCGGGGCCCAGCTAGTAGAGCTGGCTCTGGCAGGACGGATAGCCCCAGACGGGGATCGTATCGCCGTGGTGATGGCACGGCCGACAGGAGATCCAACACTGGACTCCGCGCTCGAATTGCTGCGCCGACGCGGCAGTCCGGTGCGCGCGGTCCACTGGATCGGCGGGCCCCGACTCGGGCTGCGCCAGACCTACCTCACGCATCTCGAACGGTGCGGCATGGTGCATGCCGTGGCGGGCCATATGTGCGGGGTACTGCCGACGACGCGCTACCAGGCGACGGAGACGGCCATCAGCCGGGAGATCAGGACCCGGCTGGACAACGCGATCCGCACCGGCGTACCCCCGGACCCGCGGACCGCGGCGCTGGCCGCGCTGGCCCATGCGGTCGGGCTCGGCAAGCATCTGTACCCCGGGAACGAAGGGCGGTCATCGCGCTCCCGTCTCCGGGATCTGATCCGCCACGACCCCATGGGCGGGCTGGTCGCTCACGCCGTCATGGATGTGCAGAACGGCGTCGGGGCCCAGCCCCGGAGGCCGCAGGCCGCCGCCGTGGCACCGGTACGGCAACCGGCGGCCCGGGCCGCCGCGGAACCGGCCGGCGCGCCGGGCCAGTCGCGGCACAGCCACGGCAGGATGGCCCGGGTGGGCGCCCGCTGA
- a CDS encoding D-alanyl-D-alanine carboxypeptidase, producing MAGESPDKSDKKQSSGETARSERDPRLSAFRREPDEPAKKKQEAGAGAGEDVRPEDGPEGGAEAATGTKSAAKATSKPKPKPKPKSEKPEAADGAKAVEPSEEQAADSFEASSGGSDASEAAEASQGAAEGDGGGEGGDDRLRAAVAAWVAGTDDEEAEGGDGAEGDDGDDGDATATAESKPAAAGADAKPDAKPEAKPDAKPDAKSEAKPDAKPDAKSEAKPKSKGAAASDVTAGAKAGGESEAEGEPAADGASLPRQAGPVDQPTAVFKTTGPRNGKPAGAAGGADKGKGDAKGDGKGAGDGDGGDAEEAPADDATRVFAIAKLKGKGAAAESVDQATTAFKINPPARGKDAAKGKPEGTGKADAKDDPKTTPKADAKDTSDSDGEAGSAKDGDAKKEGDAKKDGDAKKEGDAKKDGDAKKEGDAKKDGDAKKDGEAKKDGEAKKDAGGKAKGAPERESERTSQFVALKSADDGTAGRSLGKTAPRTPARTPDKPSDKAEDKPADEAAAKSAGATADKVAEKPAQKSPEKPAAKAPGALPAAEPAKPAASTEPAGRTGATPSAAEATGASAPAALPDSERTKQEPLPPLDLLAQLTNTPPPAQTPLRTVVRRFKIWTPLAVLLAIVFVVAQAVRPLPNPTLTVGDAKSSFTFEGGKLAVPWPAQGQAAIKVVGSGDLGTFGPQKPVPTASVAKIMTAYVILRDHPLKKDEKGPQIEVDAKAVAEGGSTSESRIEGLKANQKFSEQDMLKMLMIPSGNNIARLLARWDTKSANEAAFVKKMNAAAKELGMKNTTYTDPSGLDPKTVSTAVDQLKLAEAVMKFDAFRPIVAMPNADIPSLPKRINSNIDNLLLAGLSIKGIKTGSSTAAGGTLSWAAYKSVGGKDRLILGTMMDQHFKGLDPDGSNSLILVKDNSQKVIQAVRDALTSATAVKKGQVVGYVDDGLNGLTPVVATKDLKAVGVPGQKLELSVGDGGKTIPHTAKAGTEVGMLTVGNGQSMQKVPVALQKDLVEPGFGSKLVRIG from the coding sequence GTGGCGGGCGAGTCCCCCGACAAGTCGGACAAGAAGCAGTCGTCGGGGGAGACGGCGCGGAGCGAACGTGATCCGCGCCTGTCCGCCTTCCGCCGTGAGCCGGACGAGCCGGCGAAGAAGAAGCAGGAAGCGGGGGCGGGGGCGGGGGAAGACGTGCGCCCGGAGGACGGTCCGGAGGGCGGTGCGGAGGCCGCGACCGGGACGAAGTCTGCGGCCAAGGCGACATCGAAGCCGAAGCCGAAGCCGAAGCCGAAGTCCGAGAAGCCGGAGGCCGCGGACGGGGCGAAGGCCGTGGAGCCGTCCGAGGAGCAGGCTGCGGACTCGTTCGAGGCGTCGTCCGGAGGGAGCGATGCCTCCGAGGCCGCTGAGGCGTCTCAGGGGGCCGCTGAGGGCGATGGGGGCGGGGAGGGTGGCGACGACCGCCTCCGCGCCGCTGTGGCCGCCTGGGTCGCAGGGACGGACGACGAGGAGGCCGAGGGCGGCGACGGGGCCGAGGGTGACGACGGCGACGACGGCGACGCGACCGCGACGGCGGAGTCGAAGCCGGCGGCCGCCGGTGCCGACGCAAAGCCGGACGCGAAGCCAGAGGCAAAGCCGGACGCGAAGCCGGATGCGAAGTCTGAAGCCAAGCCGGACGCAAAGCCGGACGCGAAGTCTGAGGCCAAGCCGAAGTCGAAGGGTGCCGCGGCGTCGGACGTGACGGCCGGGGCGAAGGCCGGGGGTGAGTCGGAGGCCGAGGGGGAGCCCGCTGCCGATGGCGCATCGCTGCCCCGGCAGGCCGGGCCCGTCGATCAGCCGACCGCCGTGTTCAAGACCACCGGGCCGCGGAACGGCAAGCCCGCCGGGGCGGCCGGCGGCGCGGATAAGGGCAAGGGCGACGCCAAGGGTGACGGCAAGGGCGCGGGCGACGGCGACGGTGGTGACGCCGAGGAGGCGCCGGCCGATGACGCGACCCGGGTGTTTGCCATTGCGAAGCTGAAGGGGAAGGGTGCGGCGGCCGAGTCCGTCGACCAGGCGACCACCGCGTTCAAGATCAACCCGCCCGCCAGGGGCAAGGACGCGGCCAAGGGCAAGCCCGAGGGCACCGGCAAGGCCGATGCCAAGGACGACCCCAAAACCACCCCCAAGGCCGACGCCAAGGACACCTCCGACAGCGACGGCGAGGCCGGTTCCGCGAAGGACGGCGACGCCAAGAAGGAGGGCGACGCCAAGAAGGACGGCGACGCCAAGAAGGAGGGCGACGCCAAGAAGGACGGCGACGCCAAGAAGGAGGGCGACGCCAAGAAGGACGGCGACGCCAAGAAGGACGGCGAGGCCAAGAAGGACGGCGAGGCCAAGAAGGACGCCGGCGGTAAGGCGAAGGGTGCGCCCGAGCGGGAGTCGGAGCGGACCAGCCAGTTCGTGGCGCTGAAGTCGGCGGACGACGGTACGGCGGGCAGGTCGCTGGGCAAGACGGCGCCCAGGACACCGGCCCGTACGCCCGACAAGCCCTCGGACAAGGCGGAGGACAAGCCCGCGGACGAGGCGGCCGCGAAGTCCGCCGGCGCGACGGCCGACAAGGTGGCCGAGAAGCCGGCGCAGAAGTCGCCGGAGAAGCCGGCGGCCAAGGCTCCCGGTGCGCTGCCCGCCGCCGAGCCCGCCAAGCCGGCCGCGTCGACCGAGCCGGCCGGCCGGACGGGCGCGACGCCGTCCGCAGCGGAGGCCACGGGCGCGTCGGCTCCCGCCGCGCTGCCCGACTCGGAGCGGACCAAGCAGGAACCGCTGCCGCCGCTCGACCTCCTGGCGCAGCTCACCAACACCCCGCCGCCGGCCCAGACCCCGCTGCGCACGGTCGTCCGCCGCTTCAAGATCTGGACCCCGCTGGCGGTGCTGCTGGCGATCGTCTTCGTGGTCGCCCAGGCGGTGCGCCCGCTGCCCAACCCGACGCTCACGGTCGGCGACGCCAAGTCCTCGTTCACCTTCGAGGGCGGCAAGCTCGCCGTCCCGTGGCCCGCGCAGGGGCAGGCCGCGATCAAGGTAGTGGGCTCCGGGGACCTGGGGACGTTCGGCCCGCAGAAGCCGGTGCCGACCGCGAGCGTGGCCAAGATCATGACGGCCTATGTCATCCTCCGGGACCACCCGCTCAAGAAGGACGAGAAGGGCCCGCAGATCGAGGTCGACGCCAAGGCGGTGGCCGAGGGCGGCTCCACGAGTGAGTCCCGGATCGAGGGGCTCAAGGCGAACCAGAAGTTCAGCGAGCAGGACATGCTCAAGATGCTGATGATCCCGTCCGGCAACAACATCGCCCGGCTGCTGGCCCGTTGGGACACCAAGTCCGCCAACGAGGCGGCGTTCGTCAAGAAGATGAACGCGGCCGCCAAGGAACTGGGCATGAAGAACACCACCTACACCGACCCCAGCGGCCTGGACCCCAAGACCGTCAGCACCGCGGTCGACCAGCTCAAGCTGGCCGAGGCCGTGATGAAGTTCGACGCCTTCCGGCCGATCGTCGCCATGCCCAACGCCGACATCCCGAGCCTGCCGAAGCGGATCAACAGCAATATCGACAACTTGCTGCTGGCCGGGCTGAGCATCAAGGGCATCAAGACCGGCTCCAGCACGGCGGCCGGCGGCACGCTGTCCTGGGCGGCCTACAAGTCCGTGGGCGGCAAGGACAGGCTGATACTGGGCACGATGATGGACCAGCACTTCAAGGGTCTGGACCCCGACGGCTCCAACAGCCTCATCCTGGTCAAGGACAACAGCCAGAAGGTCATCCAGGCCGTACGCGACGCGCTGACCTCGGCCACGGCGGTGAAGAAGGGCCAGGTCGTCGGGTACGTCGACGACGGTCTGAACGGGCTCACGCCGGTCGTCGCCACCAAGGACCTGAAGGCGGTCGGAGTCCCGGGCCAGAAGCTGGAGTTGAGCGTCGGTGACGGGGGCAAGACCATCCCGCACACCGCGAAGGCCGGTACCGAGGTCGGCATGCTGACCGTCGGCAACGGCCAGAGCATGCAGAAGGTGCCGGTCGCCCTGCAGAAGGACCTCGTCGAGCCGGGCTTCGGCTCGAAGCTGGTCCGCATCGGGTGA
- a CDS encoding sensor histidine kinase: MSPPAVSLRWKIALTVMAVSCAVAAVLGVLVHNAVARQTVGQVRKEARANLDTALDLFEYGTSREGLNSLLDPPELPVPLRRLARSGRHGTMVGTHHGRSVMWAAAPADGQVMAVWMPYGNVHRSLDKFDTAILGSAVLAATTVALAGLFLAQRISRRLGTTAAVARRITAGDLDARVGDGAAQGPGGRAAGQDEVAAVAAALDSVAGSLQSRLQAEQRFTADVAHELRTPLTGILASAELLPEGRPKEMINDRLRALRRLTEDLLEISRLDSGAEHADLSAYDLGDLVRRCVAATGLDTEVRIAADAAVETDRRRLDRILANLVINAHRHGRAPVVVTVDAAAGPRPTIEVRDHGPGYPADLLHHGPQRFRTDAPGRGRGHGLGLTIAVGQSAVLGIDVRFTNAPDGGARTLLRLPRSAVVG, from the coding sequence GTGAGCCCGCCGGCGGTCTCCCTCCGCTGGAAGATCGCGCTGACCGTGATGGCGGTGAGCTGCGCGGTCGCCGCCGTCCTCGGGGTGCTCGTGCACAACGCGGTGGCCCGTCAGACGGTCGGTCAGGTACGCAAGGAGGCCCGTGCGAACCTGGACACCGCCCTGGACCTGTTCGAGTACGGCACCTCCCGCGAGGGCCTCAACTCCCTGCTCGACCCGCCCGAACTGCCCGTGCCGCTGCGCCGGTTGGCGCGCTCCGGCCGGCACGGCACCATGGTCGGGACCCACCACGGCCGTTCCGTCATGTGGGCGGCGGCGCCGGCCGACGGCCAGGTCATGGCGGTCTGGATGCCCTACGGCAACGTCCACCGCTCCCTGGACAAATTCGACACCGCGATCCTCGGTTCGGCCGTGCTCGCCGCCACGACCGTCGCCCTGGCCGGACTGTTCCTGGCGCAGCGCATCAGCCGCCGGCTGGGCACCACCGCGGCGGTCGCCCGCCGTATCACCGCCGGAGACCTGGACGCCCGGGTCGGCGACGGTGCCGCGCAGGGGCCGGGCGGCCGCGCGGCGGGGCAGGACGAGGTGGCGGCGGTGGCCGCGGCGCTGGACTCGGTGGCCGGCTCGCTGCAGAGCCGCCTCCAGGCCGAGCAGCGCTTCACCGCCGATGTCGCGCACGAGCTCCGTACGCCGCTGACCGGCATCCTCGCCTCGGCCGAGCTGCTGCCGGAGGGCCGCCCCAAGGAGATGATCAACGACCGGCTGCGGGCGCTGCGCCGTCTCACCGAGGACCTGCTGGAGATCTCCCGGCTCGACTCGGGCGCCGAGCACGCGGATCTCTCCGCGTACGACCTCGGGGACCTCGTCCGGCGCTGCGTCGCCGCCACCGGCCTCGACACCGAGGTACGGATCGCCGCCGACGCGGCCGTGGAGACCGACCGGCGTCGCCTGGACCGCATCCTCGCCAACCTCGTCATCAACGCGCACCGGCACGGCCGGGCCCCGGTCGTCGTCACCGTCGACGCCGCGGCCGGGCCGCGGCCGACCATCGAGGTGCGCGATCACGGACCTGGCTACCCCGCCGACCTGCTGCACCACGGCCCGCAGCGCTTCCGCACCGACGCCCCGGGCCGCGGCAGGGGCCATGGGCTGGGCCTGACCATCGCCGTCGGCCAGTCCGCCGTCCTGGGCATCGACGTCCGCTTCACCAACGCCCCCGACGGCGGCGCCCGCACCCTCCTGCGGCTGCCGCGGAGCGCCGTCGTCGGATGA